CGATTCCCTTTTGGGCAATGGTATAGGTAGGCAAGGAATGTATCTCTTCTCCTTTATAGACAACACTGCCTTTTGAGGCTGGATTTAGTCCCATAATGGTCCGTAATGTAGTTGTTTTTCCGGCACCATTTCTTCCTAGCAGTACCGTAACCTCGCCCTTTTTTACCTCAAGTGAAACACCTTGTAAAATATGATACTGTCCAATAAACGTCTCGATATTATTAAGCTTCAGCAGCTGTTTCACAAGCTGATACCTCCCAAATAGGCAGACTGGACCGTTTCATTTTTCATTATTTCCTCAGGTGTTCCGTCCGCCAGCAGCCTGCCATTAAATAGCACCATTACAGAATCGGATAAATCGAGTATCATATCCATTTTGTGCTCAATTAAAATAATCGTCCGATTCCCTTGTTCTTTAATTCTTTTAATCACTTCTAATATGGCAGGAACATCTTCTAAAGACATACCTGCAGTTGGTTCATCTAATAATAGAACCTCTGTTTCAAGAGCTAGGAGCATAGCCATTTCTAACTTTCGTTTTTCCCCATGTGCCAAATTGCTGGCCAATGAGTCCACTTTATCGTCTAACAGCACCAAACGTAACCATTCTAGAGCCTTTATTTCAAAATCTCGATATTTCTTATAATGAAATAACATCTGGTAGCGAACTCCGGCTTTTGATTGAACTGCCAGCCTTACATTTTCAAGGACGGTTAAATTAGGAAAGACGTTGGTAATTTGAAAAGAACGTCCTATTCCTTCTCTTGTTCGCTTCGTCGAAGAAAGTTTGGTGATATCCTTTCCGCGAAAATAAATTTTTCCATTTGTAGGGTTTAATTGACCGCTTAAAAGATTAAAAAATGTTGTTTTTCCAGCACCATTTGGACCAATGATGGATTTAAAGTGTTTTTCTGGAACGGAAATGCTGACAGTATCAACTGCTGTATGGCCACCAAAGGTTATCGATAAATTTTCTGTTTCTATTAAGGTTTTCACGCTTTCACCACCAATCAAGTAGATAGAAATAAGGAAGAGGGTGACCGTAAACAACAGGTCTAACCCTCATATTTTTTAGGCTGTGATTTGAACTGGTCTTTTGATTTTCGCTCCACAAAGGAAAGCTTCATTGAATACTCACCGCAGGGACAGGCGGTCTTTGCCTGTCAGGAGGCGCGCTTCGCTTTCCGCGGGCGGTCCGGGGAGCCTCCTCGTCGCTTAAGCGACTGCGGGGTCTCCCCTGCCCCGTCCTCCCGCAGGACATTGAATTTTACATCCACGAATCCGCCCACGCACGAAGAAAATGCGATAGCATTTTCGAGGAGTCTCGCGCCTTCCTCTCCAATCAACAGAGTGGTAAAATCAATTATCAGCTTTACATATGCATTGGCTAAATGGACACCTTATTTATTACGTACTGGAGGGGCTGTTTCTTCTGGTGTTAATTCTCTTATTAGCACTGGAACTGGATATGGTACCCCATCTTTCTTTTCGAGTTTAATGGCATATAGTGCTTGAAGGGCCTGGTGATCTTCAGGGCGATAGGTCATCTTTCCTTTTGGTGTCTCAAAGCTCATGCCTTCCATTGTTTCGATTAGTTTATCAGCATCAGCGTCACCTTCGGTTTTCTTTAATGCTTCTACAATTGAAATAGCTGCACTCATACCGCCTGGAGTGAATAAATCAGGAACTTCCCCGTTAAATCTCTTCTTATGTTCAGATACGAGCCAATCATTAATTTCATTTTTTGGTAGATCATGATAATAAACGGTAAAACCTTCCATGCCAACAAGTGGCTCCATTGTAGCCAAAGCCGCGATATCCGGTGCCCCTGTTGAAATTTTGATTCCCTTGTCTTGTACCTTCATATCTGAAATCTGCTTCCAAGGTGAGTTTGCACCCGCCCAAACCACAAATAAATAATCAGGTTTTGCATCGATAATCTTTTGAATGTTCGAAGTAAAGTCAGTTGCTGCTGGGTCTGCATATTCTTCTAATACAATATCTGCACCAAGTTTTTCAGCTGCTTCTTTAAAGGCAGCTACCCCGTCACGTCCGAAGGAATAATCCGGTGCAAGTGTTGCTATTTTCACATCCTTACCAGCGATAGCTGCTGCACCCGCAACGGCATCCTGTGAAGAATTTCGCGCCGAACGGAAGATATATTTATTAAACTCAGAGCCTGTAATACTATCAGCGGCTGCTGGTTCAACAATCATGATTTTCTGATATTCTTCTGCAAGCGGAAGTACGGCTAGCGTATCGGCAGAACTTGACGATCCGACTAAAAAGTCTACTTTATCTTCTTCTAATAGTTTTGTTGCTTTTTGGACGGCAACTTCCGGCTTTGTTTCTGTATCTTCAACCACAAACTCAATTTTTCTGCCTGCAACCTCCATACTTCCTTCGGTTGCATATTCAAGACCTAGTTCAAATCCTCTTAATGTTTGTTTACCATATGATTCCAAAGCACCGGTTGTTGAGGCAAGAACACCAATTTTAATTGGCTCCTTCGTCTCAGCCTTTTCACTGTTACCTTTTGTATCCCCCTCTGTCTTGTCCGAGCTGCATGCTGTAGCAAAAATCATCATGAAAATTAGAAATCCTACTAAAATCCCTTTTCTACGAAATGCCTTCACTTCTTTTCCCCCTTATTATCTAAAATAAAAACATGCAAAGCTTTGAGTTAATCATAGGAGGAGTGAGTTACATAGCAGTTACAAGGTAAAACGGAAGTGACCTTGATTGGCTATGAAGGATCCGGACACAAATCAAACAGCCTCAAATTA
This Neobacillus sp. YX16 DNA region includes the following protein-coding sequences:
- a CDS encoding ABC transporter ATP-binding protein, encoding MKTLIETENLSITFGGHTAVDTVSISVPEKHFKSIIGPNGAGKTTFFNLLSGQLNPTNGKIYFRGKDITKLSSTKRTREGIGRSFQITNVFPNLTVLENVRLAVQSKAGVRYQMLFHYKKYRDFEIKALEWLRLVLLDDKVDSLASNLAHGEKRKLEMAMLLALETEVLLLDEPTAGMSLEDVPAILEVIKRIKEQGNRTIILIEHKMDMILDLSDSVMVLFNGRLLADGTPEEIMKNETVQSAYLGGISL
- a CDS encoding substrate-binding domain-containing protein; amino-acid sequence: MMIFATACSSDKTEGDTKGNSEKAETKEPIKIGVLASTTGALESYGKQTLRGFELGLEYATEGSMEVAGRKIEFVVEDTETKPEVAVQKATKLLEEDKVDFLVGSSSSADTLAVLPLAEEYQKIMIVEPAAADSITGSEFNKYIFRSARNSSQDAVAGAAAIAGKDVKIATLAPDYSFGRDGVAAFKEAAEKLGADIVLEEYADPAATDFTSNIQKIIDAKPDYLFVVWAGANSPWKQISDMKVQDKGIKISTGAPDIAALATMEPLVGMEGFTVYYHDLPKNEINDWLVSEHKKRFNGEVPDLFTPGGMSAAISIVEALKKTEGDADADKLIETMEGMSFETPKGKMTYRPEDHQALQALYAIKLEKKDGVPYPVPVLIRELTPEETAPPVRNK